From a single Caldalkalibacillus uzonensis genomic region:
- a CDS encoding aliphatic sulfonate ABC transporter substrate-binding protein: protein MRQWSFSILLILLVSVGLVGCGSSETGGDELDQVRIGYFPNLDHAAAIVGIEKGFFEAALGDVEPEFIHFPNGNDFINALDAGELDIGYVGPGPVINYFLGGGDVVILSSAANGATLIVAHKDSGIQSLEDFADKSFGTPGNGCTHNVQLEEMLLELGLKSNRVGGNVEHQPRIPPASVASLFESGQVDAYAAPEPWGTYLVEEGLANVVVEWDEVEWGTTLSSVVLVSTKDFVEKHPETVEKVLKAHIQSVQFAQDNQEETLEMVNDRIYALTQERLPEQVLDKAWERMAVTYETHADALQEWADSSHRLGFIDVEPNLDGLVDTSLLEKVLSSEVASK from the coding sequence ATGCGTCAATGGTCTTTTTCAATCCTGTTAATCTTATTAGTGAGTGTAGGCCTCGTTGGTTGCGGTTCATCAGAGACAGGGGGGGACGAATTGGATCAAGTCCGCATCGGTTACTTTCCCAATCTAGACCATGCCGCTGCTATTGTGGGCATCGAGAAAGGCTTCTTTGAAGCAGCCCTGGGTGACGTTGAGCCTGAATTTATTCACTTTCCAAATGGTAATGACTTTATTAACGCCCTGGATGCCGGGGAGTTGGATATCGGTTATGTCGGCCCAGGCCCAGTGATTAACTACTTCCTTGGTGGGGGGGATGTGGTCATTCTCTCTTCTGCGGCCAACGGGGCCACACTGATTGTGGCCCACAAAGATTCCGGCATTCAAAGCCTGGAAGACTTTGCAGATAAAAGTTTTGGTACCCCGGGAAATGGCTGCACCCATAATGTCCAACTGGAAGAAATGCTGCTTGAATTGGGGTTGAAATCTAACCGGGTTGGTGGCAATGTGGAGCATCAGCCGCGTATTCCTCCGGCCAGTGTAGCCAGCCTGTTTGAATCAGGACAGGTGGATGCTTATGCTGCACCGGAACCATGGGGGACCTATCTGGTTGAAGAAGGATTGGCCAATGTCGTAGTGGAATGGGATGAAGTAGAGTGGGGTACAACGTTATCCAGTGTCGTGTTGGTCAGCACAAAAGACTTCGTGGAGAAACATCCTGAAACAGTGGAAAAAGTGCTTAAAGCCCATATTCAAAGCGTGCAATTTGCCCAGGACAATCAAGAGGAAACCCTGGAAATGGTCAATGACCGCATTTACGCCCTGACTCAGGAGCGCTTGCCGGAGCAAGTGTTAGACAAAGCATGGGAGCGCATGGCTGTCACCTACGAAACCCATGCAGACGCCTTGCAGGAATGGGCGGATTCTTCCCATCGCTTAGGTTTTATAGATGTCGAACCCAATTTGGACGGATTAGTGGATACGTCTTTGCTGGAAAAAGTATTGAGCAGTGAAGTGGCCTCCAAGTAG
- a CDS encoding alkaline phosphatase: MVRKLFIGLLMLALIFTAAGTGLYTDTADARPQHAQGKAHNVILLIPDGFSAAYATNYRLYKGEPTLFDQMLVGMMQTSSADNAVTDSAAAGTAMATGVKTNNGMLGMTPDGKVLKTILEAAKEQGKSTGLVATSTITHATPAAFAAKVESRGQEADIAPQLLNKVDVLLGGGKQFFLPESEGGKQKEGNLLEEAQANGYQLIENRDELLAAQGKKLLGLFADGPMAAELDRDETREPSLAEMTRAAIEVLKQNKKGFFLMVEGSQIDWAGHAHDAAWAMKDTEAFELAVKEAVEFAQQDGRTLVIVASDHDTGGMSVGGYDEYNSNVEILHNVTATGQFLAAQIDEQGNNIRQVLGEYANLELTDEEVERIQQAENRTMAINTIISERAYVGWSSTAHTGVDVPVYAYGAGADLFRGWMDNTELPHRIAQAMKIEFKQE; the protein is encoded by the coding sequence ATGGTCAGAAAGCTGTTTATCGGATTGCTGATGCTGGCTCTCATCTTTACTGCAGCGGGCACCGGCCTGTATACGGACACGGCTGATGCCCGCCCACAGCATGCGCAAGGCAAGGCGCACAATGTCATCTTGCTGATTCCCGATGGTTTCTCAGCTGCTTATGCCACCAATTACAGGCTCTATAAAGGGGAACCGACTTTATTTGACCAGATGTTGGTCGGGATGATGCAAACCTCATCTGCTGACAATGCCGTGACAGATTCTGCTGCGGCTGGAACAGCCATGGCCACAGGTGTGAAAACAAACAACGGCATGCTGGGAATGACACCGGATGGAAAAGTGCTGAAAACGATCCTTGAGGCAGCCAAGGAACAGGGTAAATCCACCGGCCTGGTAGCCACCTCCACCATTACCCATGCCACCCCGGCTGCTTTCGCCGCCAAAGTGGAATCCCGAGGCCAGGAAGCGGATATCGCCCCTCAACTGCTTAACAAAGTGGACGTGCTCCTTGGAGGCGGAAAGCAATTTTTCCTGCCTGAGTCTGAAGGGGGGAAACAGAAAGAAGGCAATCTGCTTGAAGAAGCTCAAGCCAATGGCTATCAGTTGATAGAAAACCGTGACGAATTACTCGCTGCACAAGGGAAAAAGCTGCTTGGTCTGTTTGCTGACGGGCCCATGGCAGCTGAGTTGGACCGGGATGAGACACGGGAGCCCAGCCTGGCTGAAATGACCCGGGCAGCAATTGAGGTATTGAAGCAAAACAAAAAAGGATTCTTCCTGATGGTAGAAGGCAGCCAAATCGATTGGGCCGGCCATGCCCATGATGCAGCCTGGGCCATGAAAGACACGGAGGCCTTTGAACTGGCTGTGAAAGAAGCGGTAGAGTTTGCCCAACAAGATGGCCGTACTCTTGTCATAGTGGCTAGTGACCACGATACTGGCGGCATGTCAGTGGGCGGTTATGATGAATATAACAGCAATGTGGAGATCTTGCACAACGTGACAGCAACCGGACAATTTTTGGCGGCTCAGATTGATGAGCAGGGCAACAATATCCGCCAGGTGCTGGGCGAATATGCCAATTTGGAACTGACTGATGAAGAGGTTGAGCGTATTCAACAGGCGGAAAACCGCACCATGGCCATCAACACGATCATCAGTGAGCGCGCTTACGTCGGCTGGAGCAGCACCGCCCATACCGGTGTCGATGTTCCCGTTTATGCCTATGGAGCCGGAGCAGACTTGTTCCGCGGATGGATGGATAACACTGAACTGCCACACCGTATCGCCCAAGCGATGAAAATTGAGTTTAAGCAGGAGTAA
- a CDS encoding sigma-54 factor interaction domain-containing protein, translating to MSCPKVQRVYQLAMNVARTDPTILIRGETGTGKEVIAKDIHRHSGRNGPLVVVDCGAIPDQLLESELFGYEKGAFTGASSDGYKGKFQAANGGTQFLDEIGEMPLASQVALLRVLEEKRVTPVGSNHSIPIDVRIIAATNRDLLREIEAKRFRADLYYRLCELEIVLPPLRERTDLLELAHEFIRHVESELSIMPEQTTDRQLSLAR from the coding sequence ATGTCTTGTCCAAAAGTGCAGCGCGTGTATCAATTGGCGATGAACGTGGCCAGAACCGATCCAACCATATTAATTCGAGGTGAAACAGGTACTGGCAAGGAAGTCATCGCCAAGGATATTCATCGTCACAGTGGAAGAAATGGTCCCCTTGTTGTTGTCGATTGTGGCGCCATTCCTGATCAATTGTTGGAGTCAGAATTGTTTGGTTATGAAAAAGGAGCGTTTACCGGTGCCTCAAGCGACGGCTACAAAGGAAAGTTTCAAGCAGCCAATGGAGGAACCCAGTTTCTTGATGAAATCGGAGAAATGCCGTTAGCGTCCCAAGTTGCTTTATTGCGGGTACTGGAAGAAAAACGGGTGACGCCCGTCGGTTCCAATCACTCTATCCCGATTGACGTACGAATCATCGCGGCGACGAACCGGGATTTGTTGAGAGAAATCGAGGCCAAACGTTTCAGGGCCGACTTATATTATCGATTGTGCGAATTGGAAATTGTTTTACCTCCCCTTCGCGAACGGACGGATTTATTGGAGCTGGCTCATGAATTTATTCGTCATGTCGAGAGCGAACTTAGCATCATGCCAGAGCAAACAACCGATCGTCAATTATCACTGGCCAGGTAA
- the pcrA gene encoding DNA helicase PcrA produces the protein MAASVTERLLAGMNEQQRQAVQTTEGPLLIMAGAGSGKTRVLTHRVAYLLAEKGIAPYNILAITFTNKAAREMKERVANLVGPVAEDIWISTFHSMCVRILRRDIDRIGYNRHFSILDTQDQLAAIKECMKELNIDSKKFDPRAVLGTISAYKNELKTPEQVSQLIGNYYDQIVASVYEKYQQTLRANHALDFDDLIMQTVHLFQQVPDVLDYYQRKFQYIHVDEYQDTNRAQYLLVRMLADFHRNICVVGDSDQSIYKWRGADISIILSFEEDYKEANVIKLEQNYRSTKRILEAANEVIKHNIKRKEKKLWTANEEGTKIKYYRADNEHDEAYFVTQHIQEAVKAGRKYSDFAILYRTNAQSRVLEEVFVKANIPYQIVGGIKFYERKEIKDILAYLRLIANPNDDISFRRIVNVPKRGIGQASVDKLAVYAAEKNISLFEALAEVDFIGLQKRAVNQLACFYELIRNWTRQVEYLSVNELTEDVLEKTGYKEALLQEGTLEAKGRLENVEEFLSVTLEFEKKNEDKSLPAFLDEVALVSDIDQVDEEQEGNAVMLMTLHAAKGLEFPVVFLVGMENNLFPHSRSALDEEEMEEERRLAYVGITRAEKELYLTNAKMRTIFGQTAMNPESRFIEEIPDHLLDKLHEDEQADTRITSSVARLNRGPNQTRSKRIGPDRSRASELTWQVGEKVKHMKWGVGTIVSLKGEGDDLELTIAFDPPVGLKRLLATFAPISKLEKRDEH, from the coding sequence ATGGCAGCATCAGTCACGGAACGCCTGTTGGCCGGCATGAATGAACAGCAACGCCAGGCCGTGCAAACAACGGAAGGGCCTTTGCTCATTATGGCGGGAGCGGGAAGCGGCAAAACACGGGTACTTACCCACCGGGTCGCTTATTTGTTAGCGGAAAAAGGCATTGCGCCGTACAATATTTTGGCGATTACTTTTACTAATAAAGCAGCCCGGGAAATGAAAGAGCGGGTGGCCAATCTGGTCGGTCCCGTGGCGGAGGATATTTGGATTTCCACTTTCCATTCCATGTGTGTGCGCATTTTGCGCCGGGATATTGACCGCATTGGTTATAACCGGCATTTTTCCATTCTGGACACCCAGGACCAACTGGCCGCGATCAAGGAATGTATGAAAGAGCTGAATATCGACAGCAAAAAATTTGATCCCCGAGCCGTGCTGGGGACTATCTCTGCCTATAAAAACGAGTTGAAAACACCGGAGCAGGTCAGCCAGCTGATCGGCAACTACTATGACCAGATTGTGGCCAGTGTCTATGAAAAATACCAACAAACCCTTCGGGCCAACCATGCCCTTGATTTTGATGATTTGATCATGCAGACGGTTCATCTGTTTCAACAGGTGCCTGATGTACTGGACTATTACCAGCGCAAATTTCAATATATTCATGTGGATGAGTACCAGGATACCAACCGGGCCCAGTACCTTTTGGTGCGGATGCTAGCTGACTTTCACCGCAATATTTGTGTCGTCGGGGATAGTGACCAAAGTATTTACAAGTGGCGCGGTGCCGATATCAGTATCATTTTATCCTTTGAAGAAGACTACAAAGAGGCTAACGTCATTAAGCTGGAACAGAACTACCGGTCCACCAAACGTATCCTGGAAGCGGCCAATGAAGTGATCAAGCACAATATAAAACGTAAAGAAAAGAAGTTGTGGACGGCCAATGAAGAGGGAACTAAGATTAAATATTACCGGGCCGACAATGAACATGATGAAGCCTACTTTGTGACTCAGCACATTCAAGAAGCGGTCAAAGCTGGCCGCAAATACAGTGACTTTGCGATTTTGTACCGGACCAATGCCCAGTCCCGGGTGTTGGAAGAAGTGTTTGTCAAAGCCAATATTCCATATCAGATCGTAGGAGGAATCAAATTCTATGAACGGAAAGAAATTAAAGATATCCTGGCTTATTTGCGGCTCATTGCCAACCCCAACGACGACATCAGCTTTCGCCGTATTGTTAATGTGCCCAAACGGGGAATTGGCCAGGCTTCGGTAGATAAACTGGCCGTCTATGCTGCCGAAAAGAACATCTCCCTGTTTGAAGCTTTGGCCGAAGTGGATTTTATCGGCTTGCAAAAACGGGCCGTCAACCAGCTGGCCTGCTTTTATGAGCTGATTCGCAATTGGACCCGGCAAGTGGAGTATCTTTCTGTCAATGAATTGACCGAGGATGTGTTGGAGAAGACAGGGTACAAAGAGGCGCTGTTGCAGGAAGGAACGCTGGAGGCCAAAGGCCGCTTGGAAAACGTGGAGGAGTTCCTCAGTGTTACTTTAGAATTTGAAAAGAAAAACGAGGATAAATCATTACCTGCCTTTCTGGATGAGGTAGCCTTGGTCAGCGACATCGATCAGGTGGATGAGGAGCAAGAAGGAAACGCGGTGATGCTGATGACCCTCCACGCAGCCAAGGGTTTGGAATTTCCCGTCGTTTTTCTGGTTGGCATGGAAAACAATCTCTTTCCCCACAGCCGCTCTGCCCTGGATGAAGAAGAGATGGAAGAGGAACGCCGTCTTGCCTATGTGGGGATCACCCGGGCTGAAAAGGAGCTGTATCTGACCAATGCCAAGATGCGCACCATATTCGGGCAGACAGCTATGAACCCCGAATCACGGTTTATCGAGGAAATTCCGGACCATCTGTTGGATAAGCTCCATGAGGATGAGCAAGCAGACACCCGCATCACGTCTTCAGTTGCCCGCCTCAACCGCGGTCCTAACCAGACAAGAAGTAAGCGAATCGGACCGGACCGTTCCCGGGCCAGTGAACTGACCTGGCAGGTGGGTGAAAAAGTGAAGCACATGAAATGGGGTGTGGGCACCATTGTCAGCCTGAAAGGGGAAGGAGATGACCTGGAACTGACCATCGCTTTTGATCCCCCAGTAGGTCTCAAACGGCTCTTAGCCACTTTTGCACCGATTTCCAAACTGGAAAAGAGGGATGAGCATTGA
- a CDS encoding helix-turn-helix domain-containing protein encodes MSRANLASCQSKQPIVNYHWPGNIRELRQLIRQAVYQMYFVRQSTVLTAEDFTFPHSPPLENKVKEISLENREQETIAKAIEIAGGNLSKAARLLNIGRTTLYRKLNQYPHLKKVRRHSSASSSLNA; translated from the coding sequence ATGTCGAGAGCGAACTTAGCATCATGCCAGAGCAAACAACCGATCGTCAATTATCACTGGCCAGGTAATATTCGTGAGCTTCGGCAACTGATCCGCCAAGCGGTGTATCAAATGTATTTTGTTCGCCAATCCACCGTTTTAACGGCTGAAGATTTCACTTTTCCCCATTCCCCTCCTTTAGAGAACAAGGTTAAAGAGATTTCACTTGAAAACCGGGAACAAGAAACAATTGCCAAAGCGATTGAGATCGCCGGAGGCAACCTTTCAAAGGCTGCTCGTCTCTTAAACATTGGGCGTACAACACTGTATCGCAAACTCAATCAATATCCCCATCTGAAAAAAGTGCGACGTCATTCGAGCGCTTCCTCTTCATTGAATGCCTGA
- a CDS encoding energy-coupling factor ABC transporter ATP-binding protein: MRIDIEGLSFIYPDNTKAISDITCSFSQKKIAILGANGSGKSTLLQHLNGIHVPQSGTVKIAGEPITKQTAPIIREKVGLVFDQPDQQLFAPTVFEDVAFGPRNKGLPEEEVMQIVEQILEVLGISHLKEKAPYDLSLGQKKKVAIAGVLAMEPELLLFDEPFSGLDPRALTDILQLLDQLTASGHMIILTTHDVDFAYSWAEECCILKGGKLLYQGDTAILENKEMMREAGLCTPLLFSLFQDTDYRPRTVEQGRYILSTYLNKQKHKARE, encoded by the coding sequence ATGAGAATCGATATAGAAGGTTTAAGTTTCATATACCCCGATAATACAAAAGCGATTTCTGACATAACATGTTCTTTTTCCCAGAAAAAAATAGCCATCCTCGGTGCTAACGGCAGTGGAAAGTCAACATTGCTGCAACATCTAAACGGGATTCATGTCCCGCAATCAGGAACTGTGAAAATTGCTGGAGAACCAATAACGAAGCAAACGGCTCCGATCATCAGGGAAAAGGTGGGTCTTGTCTTTGACCAACCGGATCAGCAACTTTTCGCTCCAACCGTGTTTGAAGATGTTGCGTTCGGACCAAGAAACAAGGGGTTGCCAGAGGAAGAAGTGATGCAAATCGTTGAACAAATATTGGAGGTTTTAGGTATCAGTCACTTAAAAGAGAAAGCGCCGTATGATTTAAGTTTGGGACAAAAGAAGAAAGTGGCCATTGCTGGCGTTCTGGCCATGGAACCGGAACTGTTACTATTCGATGAACCTTTCTCGGGCCTCGATCCGCGTGCACTCACTGACATTTTGCAGCTTCTGGATCAACTGACAGCCTCAGGTCATATGATTATTCTAACCACGCATGATGTTGATTTTGCGTACAGTTGGGCGGAAGAATGTTGTATTTTAAAAGGAGGGAAGCTGCTATACCAGGGAGACACAGCGATATTGGAAAATAAAGAAATGATGAGAGAAGCAGGACTGTGTACTCCCCTCCTGTTTTCACTTTTTCAAGATACGGATTATCGGCCTAGAACTGTTGAACAGGGACGCTATATACTGTCGACTTATTTGAATAAACAGAAACATAAAGCGAGGGAGTAG
- a CDS encoding ABC transporter permease — MTTILRKLLFFMALIVIWEVTYRLNLQFEWMPTRSFPDLLGVLEQLYIGFFGEHKVLLYAIFTSLKRLLVGFALALVIGTCLGILLARYKAVDETLGSLIIALQSIPSIVWLPLAMIWFGRNDMAIIFIIVIGGTWSMALNTRMGFKNVQPLLLRAAKTMGYSGFDLFRKVTFPASIPYALTGARLAWAFNWRALIAAELLATGGLGSTLLLATDFFNMNLVVAIMVIISVIGIIMDQLVFQRVEKRVLTRWGLEKV; from the coding sequence ATGACTACAATTCTCAGAAAGCTGCTCTTCTTTATGGCACTCATCGTGATATGGGAAGTCACATATAGGTTAAACCTGCAGTTCGAATGGATGCCCACCCGGTCATTTCCCGATTTATTGGGCGTGTTGGAGCAGCTTTATATTGGTTTTTTCGGTGAACACAAAGTCTTATTATACGCTATTTTTACCAGTCTCAAACGACTGTTGGTCGGCTTTGCCTTGGCGCTGGTCATTGGCACCTGTTTAGGCATCTTGCTGGCCCGCTATAAAGCGGTGGATGAAACACTGGGCTCCCTCATTATAGCTCTGCAGAGCATTCCCAGCATCGTCTGGTTGCCGCTGGCCATGATTTGGTTTGGCCGCAATGACATGGCTATTATTTTTATCATCGTCATTGGCGGGACATGGTCGATGGCCCTTAATACGCGCATGGGCTTCAAGAACGTGCAACCACTGCTTTTACGGGCGGCCAAAACGATGGGATACTCGGGATTTGATTTGTTCCGTAAAGTCACTTTTCCCGCTTCGATCCCTTACGCCTTAACCGGCGCCAGATTGGCCTGGGCTTTTAACTGGAGAGCCTTGATTGCCGCCGAGCTCTTGGCCACCGGTGGTCTGGGAAGTACGCTGCTCTTGGCCACTGATTTCTTTAATATGAATCTGGTTGTCGCCATCATGGTGATTATTTCAGTGATTGGCATCATTATGGACCAGCTTGTCTTCCAGCGCGTGGAGAAACGTGTTCTCACACGCTGGGGATTGGAGAAAGTGTAA
- the ligA gene encoding NAD-dependent DNA ligase LigA, which translates to MNKTEAQRRLEELYEQIETHNYHYFVLDQPLISDQEYDALMQELIKLEEQYPELKQSNSPSERVGGEPLPYFEKVQHEIPMLSLGNAFSEPELRDFDRRVRQGLGPAEDVEYVCELKIDGLAVSLRYENGQFVRGATRGDGTTGEDITQNLKTIRSIPLRLKEPVDLEVRGEAYMPKAEFERINELRAEQGLELFANPRNSAAGSLRQLNPKIAAERKLDIFLYGIAQIKGIEVESHSDGLAVLERLGLKTNRERAVVHTVEEMLDFIQHWTENRAKLPYEIDGIVIKVNRYDQQQKLGTTAKSPRWAIAYKFPAEEAVTILTGIEVNVGRTGAVTPTALLEPVSLAGTIVKRASLHNEDLIHEKDIRIGDHVVVKKAGDIIPEVVRSLKDKRTGTEQVYHMPKYCPECGSELVRLDGEVAVRCINPQCPAQIKEGLIHFVSRQAMNIDGLGERIINQLYEHELIRDVADLYYLTKEDLLPLERMGEKSVDNLLTAINNSKENSLEKLLFGLGIRFVGAKAAKLLAQHFETLDHLMQATQDELEAIDEIGPKMAQSIVEYFAKPEVHETINRLKQAGVNMTYKGPKPVQAEDGESPFAGKTIVLTGKLEQMTREEAKEKLEALGAKVTGSVSKNTDLVIAGEKAGSKLEKAKQLNIEVIDEAEMIKRLGM; encoded by the coding sequence TTGAATAAAACAGAAGCACAACGGCGTCTGGAAGAACTCTACGAGCAAATCGAAACCCACAATTATCACTACTTCGTATTGGATCAGCCTTTAATTTCAGACCAAGAATACGATGCTTTAATGCAAGAGTTGATCAAGCTGGAGGAGCAGTATCCTGAATTGAAACAGTCCAACTCACCTTCGGAACGGGTGGGAGGCGAGCCGCTCCCCTATTTTGAAAAAGTACAGCATGAAATCCCCATGCTCAGCCTGGGCAATGCTTTTAGTGAACCGGAATTGCGTGATTTTGACCGCCGGGTGCGGCAAGGGCTGGGACCTGCAGAAGATGTGGAATATGTGTGTGAGCTTAAAATTGATGGGTTGGCTGTTTCCCTGCGCTATGAAAACGGCCAATTTGTACGCGGGGCTACCCGGGGGGACGGTACCACTGGGGAAGATATCACCCAAAACTTGAAAACGATCCGCTCCATCCCCTTGCGCCTGAAGGAACCTGTCGATCTGGAAGTGCGCGGCGAGGCATATATGCCCAAAGCAGAGTTTGAGCGGATTAATGAACTGCGGGCTGAACAGGGGCTGGAGCTGTTTGCCAATCCGCGCAACTCGGCGGCAGGTTCCTTGCGCCAGCTGAACCCTAAGATTGCAGCGGAAAGGAAGCTGGATATTTTCCTGTACGGGATTGCCCAAATAAAGGGAATCGAAGTGGAATCACACAGCGACGGTTTAGCCGTTCTGGAACGGCTGGGTTTGAAGACCAACAGGGAGCGGGCCGTGGTCCATACGGTGGAGGAGATGCTGGACTTTATCCAGCACTGGACCGAAAACCGGGCCAAGCTCCCTTATGAGATTGATGGCATTGTCATCAAAGTCAACCGTTATGATCAGCAGCAAAAACTGGGCACAACGGCTAAAAGTCCCCGCTGGGCCATCGCCTACAAGTTTCCTGCTGAAGAAGCGGTCACCATCTTAACAGGGATTGAGGTTAACGTCGGTCGGACGGGGGCGGTCACCCCAACCGCCTTGCTGGAGCCTGTCTCTTTGGCCGGTACGATTGTCAAGCGGGCTTCCTTGCATAATGAGGACCTGATTCATGAGAAAGATATCCGTATCGGGGATCATGTCGTGGTCAAAAAAGCGGGGGATATTATCCCCGAGGTGGTCCGTTCCCTCAAAGACAAACGGACCGGTACGGAGCAAGTGTACCATATGCCTAAGTATTGCCCGGAATGCGGCAGTGAACTGGTCCGCCTGGACGGGGAAGTGGCTGTGCGTTGTATCAACCCCCAGTGTCCGGCCCAAATCAAAGAAGGATTAATCCATTTTGTCTCCCGCCAGGCGATGAACATCGACGGCCTGGGTGAGCGGATCATCAATCAACTCTATGAACACGAATTGATCCGGGATGTGGCCGACTTGTATTACCTGACCAAAGAGGATTTATTACCCCTGGAACGTATGGGTGAAAAATCGGTCGACAACTTGCTCACTGCGATTAACAACAGTAAAGAGAACTCACTGGAGAAACTGCTGTTCGGACTGGGGATCCGTTTTGTGGGCGCCAAAGCAGCCAAACTTTTGGCCCAGCATTTTGAAACACTGGATCATTTGATGCAGGCCACCCAAGATGAGCTGGAGGCGATAGATGAGATCGGACCGAAGATGGCCCAAAGCATTGTCGAGTACTTTGCCAAGCCTGAGGTTCATGAGACGATTAACCGTTTGAAACAGGCTGGCGTCAATATGACTTATAAGGGACCTAAACCGGTTCAGGCTGAGGACGGCGAATCGCCGTTTGCCGGCAAAACCATCGTCCTGACCGGTAAATTGGAACAGATGACCAGGGAAGAAGCCAAAGAGAAGCTGGAAGCCTTGGGGGCCAAAGTGACAGGCAGTGTTTCCAAAAATACAGACTTGGTGATCGCCGGGGAAAAAGCGGGTTCCAAACTGGAGAAGGCCAAGCAACTCAATATCGAAGTGATTGATGAAGCCGAAATGATCAAACGGCTGGGGATGTAA
- a CDS encoding heptaprenylglyceryl phosphate synthase, translating into MIESKHWRHVFKLDPDKPISDEELEEVCESGTDAIIVGGTYGVTDEKVIELLGRIRRYALPCVLEVSRKEAIVPGFDHYFVPLVLNASNPEWILKPHHRAVKEFGTMIPWEDVSVVGYCVLNPRSAVAELTHSETSLSFEDVVAYGRLAAHMLKVPYFYLEYSGTLGDARLVREVYQALKRETDIHLFYGGGITTGSHAEAMLNGADTIVVGNVIYEDLKQALQTVPQRK; encoded by the coding sequence ATGATTGAAAGCAAACATTGGCGCCATGTGTTTAAGCTGGATCCGGACAAGCCCATTTCCGATGAGGAACTGGAAGAAGTGTGTGAATCAGGCACAGATGCGATTATCGTCGGCGGGACGTACGGAGTCACTGACGAAAAAGTGATTGAGCTTCTCGGCCGCATCAGGCGTTATGCCCTGCCCTGTGTGTTGGAGGTTTCCCGTAAGGAAGCGATTGTCCCAGGTTTCGACCATTATTTTGTCCCTCTGGTGCTCAATGCCAGCAACCCTGAATGGATATTAAAGCCCCATCACCGGGCTGTGAAGGAATTTGGCACCATGATTCCCTGGGAAGATGTTTCGGTTGTGGGCTACTGTGTGCTCAATCCCCGCTCTGCTGTCGCGGAGTTAACCCACAGTGAAACGTCATTAAGCTTTGAAGATGTGGTCGCCTATGGACGTTTGGCTGCCCACATGTTAAAAGTGCCTTATTTTTATCTTGAGTACAGCGGAACGTTAGGGGATGCCCGGTTGGTAAGGGAGGTTTATCAAGCATTAAAACGGGAGACAGATATACACCTGTTTTATGGGGGAGGCATTACCACTGGATCGCATGCGGAAGCGATGCTGAACGGTGCAGACACCATTGTGGTGGGCAATGTAATCTATGAGGATCTCAAACAAGCTTTACAAACCGTGCCTCAAAGGAAATGA
- a CDS encoding ABC transporter ATP-binding protein: MMGLQVKGVSKIFYKHDEPFHVFDDINLNVETGQFVSLLGPSGCGKSTLLNIIAGLEQATKGEVVVDGKKVEGPGPERGVVFQEPALMPWLNVLENVTFALKGMDKAKQKEIALQHLKLVHLSKFIHSYPHELSGGMRQRVAIARALAMNPQVLLMDEPFGALDEQTRMMLHRELSYIWMQTKKTIVFVTHNIREAVQLSDRIVLMGTRPGRIIEEFEVNLPRPRQTTDPRVAALEEQIMELLGGEIEKVMREEMGDDYNSQKAALLYGTHRDMGSHI; the protein is encoded by the coding sequence ATGATGGGCTTACAGGTCAAAGGGGTTAGCAAAATTTTCTATAAACATGACGAGCCTTTTCATGTTTTTGATGATATCAACCTGAATGTTGAAACGGGTCAGTTTGTCTCCTTATTAGGCCCCTCCGGATGTGGGAAATCAACCTTGCTTAATATTATTGCCGGATTGGAACAAGCCACCAAGGGAGAAGTGGTGGTGGACGGCAAGAAGGTGGAAGGCCCCGGGCCTGAACGGGGGGTTGTCTTCCAGGAACCGGCGTTGATGCCTTGGCTCAATGTGTTGGAAAACGTGACATTTGCCCTGAAAGGAATGGATAAAGCCAAGCAAAAAGAGATCGCCTTGCAACATTTGAAGTTGGTCCATTTAAGCAAATTTATTCATTCCTACCCCCATGAACTGTCCGGGGGAATGCGGCAGCGGGTGGCCATTGCCCGGGCTTTGGCCATGAATCCGCAGGTGCTTTTGATGGATGAACCATTCGGTGCCTTGGATGAACAAACCAGAATGATGTTGCACCGGGAACTCTCCTACATTTGGATGCAAACCAAAAAAACCATTGTCTTTGTGACTCATAACATACGGGAAGCTGTGCAGCTCTCGGACCGGATCGTGTTGATGGGCACGCGCCCCGGACGCATCATTGAAGAGTTTGAGGTCAATCTGCCACGTCCGCGTCAAACAACAGATCCCCGGGTGGCTGCCCTTGAAGAGCAAATTATGGAGCTGTTGGGGGGAGAGATCGAAAAGGTGATGAGAGAGGAGATGGGGGATGACTACAATTCTCAGAAAGCTGCTCTTCTTTATGGCACTCATCGTGATATGGGAAGTCACATATAG